The Candidatus Woesearchaeota archaeon genomic sequence TGCCTTTTTCTCGATTCATCTTTATTGATTACCATGTGGCCCAATTCACCAGCGTTATTCCTGCCGTGCAGGATTTTGCCCTCAATCACAATGCCTCCGCCAATCCCGGTTCCCATTGTGAAGGCCACGACAATTTTTCTGCCTTTTCCAGCGCCGTAAATCGCCTCGCCCAGGGCAAAGCAGTTGGCATCATTGTCCAGAAAAACCGGTACGCGATATTTTTTTGCAGCAGCCTGCCTTAAATTGAAATTATGCAGGGGCAAATTCCTTGGATCCAGAATCCTTCCCCTCTTGATGTCCAACGGCCCCGGGCATCCGATTCCAATTCCACTGACATCCCTGCTGTAAAAAGTATCTATTGCATCAAATATATTCGCCAGGACTTTTTTGCTGCCCTTTTCAGCTTCAGTCTTAAGAAATCTCTCTTTCAGAATTTTTCCTTTGTGGTCAACCAGGCCAACATGAATTTTTGTTCCGCCAATGTCAACGCCAATATATTGTGCCATTTGCAGGTATCATCTCAGCATTTTTTTCAGGTTTTCAATTATCTTGACAGGAGTCGGGTCTGTGCCGTACTTCATGGCAAGATGATAGCTGAGCCACAGCCCTGTGTAGACTGCCGAAAGGACTTTCTTTAGCATTGAATCGCCTTTCAGGGAAACATGTGTAAAATCCACCCTGTGCGCCTTAATCAGCTTGCTTGTCACGCCTATTCTCCTGGCAATCCTGATGTTTTCATAATCATCAGTAATAATGACAACATAATAGTCTGAATTCTCGCCTTCAAATGCATTGAGCTCATTGTGGTTGAATTCGGGGTAAATATTGTAAAACGCATGCACCTTGCTGTTCTCATTTATGTCTGTTTTCCATTTCATGGCTACAGATGAAAATCTGGCTGATGCATAAATCAGCGGTATTTTCCTGTGGAGCTTGTCAGCAAGGTCTTTTCCTGTTTCGGAAATGTCTGCTTTTTTCAGGTATGCCAATGTATCCTTGATTTCATCGTCGGACACTTTTAGGAGCTTGCTGTTCTTGAGAATATTCAGCATCGGGAAAAACAAATAGGGCGTTGCCAGTCGCGGCTGGATGCCTGACGGTATCCTGATGTGCTTAATGTTTTTTGACTTGCATTCGCTTTCAAGCTTCCCGCCGGAGCTGACCGCTATTATCCTGCAATTTCGCTGATAAGCCTCATGCA encodes the following:
- a CDS encoding bifunctional phosphoglucose/phosphomannose isomerase translates to MASKNPVDKENMQAVLEEFPKHCEEAVKLAKDIGFTEKFENVVFCGMGGSAISGDLLKDIAGDTPIPFYTIRDYGLPKYIKSKSLVFVTSYSGNTEEILSALHEAYQRNCRIIAVSSGGKLESECKSKNIKHIRIPSGIQPRLATPYLFFPMLNILKNSKLLKVSDDEIKDTLAYLKKADISETGKDLADKLHRKIPLIYASARFSSVAMKWKTDINENSKVHAFYNIYPEFNHNELNAFEGENSDYYVVIITDDYENIRIARRIGVTSKLIKAHRVDFTHVSLKGDSMLKKVLSAVYTGLWLSYHLAMKYGTDPTPVKIIENLKKMLR
- a CDS encoding ROK family protein; protein product: MAQYIGVDIGGTKIHVGLVDHKGKILKERFLKTEAEKGSKKVLANIFDAIDTFYSRDVSGIGIGCPGPLDIKRGRILDPRNLPLHNFNLRQAAAKKYRVPVFLDNDANCFALGEAIYGAGKGRKIVVAFTMGTGIGGGIVIEGKILHGRNNAGELGHMVINKDESRKRHGHKGCLESYIGKLTLRDSAKGLRAKNPYDLYVLSKKGNKKARKIWQGVGSDLGIGIANMVNILDPDVIVIGGNVAGAWEFFRKSMEATAKEKSMTGLPRIAKSKLGSQAAVIGAARLAMRQ